Proteins found in one bacterium genomic segment:
- a CDS encoding DUF3450 domain-containing protein — MFWKASIAGGALIFAFLLPGICQGEQREAVPDMDSLGRLVEQWVELRHQIALETTSWEGEYEQLKSEKVLLQKEKKILEAEIAALAKSTRGQSTLQAGLLARKQKLADALTALLPTIQFAEKNLLQWEKRLPPALRRPLEKHFQKIVSQLDKSFSRRLQTILALYAQIEIYQNTIQSGKEILQTASGREIEVEVMYVGLARGFCLSRDGMTAGVATPGLTGWEWEWRPNLTPAIRQAFDYYSHQKIADFIALPMAVSGDSR; from the coding sequence ATGTTTTGGAAAGCAAGTATTGCCGGTGGCGCACTTATTTTTGCGTTTTTATTGCCTGGAATTTGTCAGGGAGAACAGCGCGAAGCTGTCCCGGATATGGACAGCTTGGGAAGGCTGGTTGAACAGTGGGTTGAATTGCGGCATCAGATCGCTTTGGAAACGACGTCCTGGGAAGGGGAATACGAGCAGTTAAAGAGCGAGAAGGTGTTGCTGCAAAAGGAAAAAAAAATACTGGAAGCGGAAATTGCAGCGCTTGCTAAAAGCACACGGGGCCAGTCCACACTGCAGGCGGGTTTGCTGGCCCGCAAACAAAAGCTGGCAGATGCCCTGACCGCGCTTTTGCCGACGATTCAGTTTGCAGAGAAAAATTTACTGCAGTGGGAGAAACGGCTGCCGCCGGCATTGCGGCGTCCTCTGGAAAAGCATTTCCAAAAGATAGTTTCCCAGTTGGATAAATCTTTTTCCCGGCGGCTTCAGACTATTTTGGCACTTTATGCTCAAATCGAAATTTATCAAAATACTATTCAATCCGGAAAAGAAATTTTGCAAACCGCCTCGGGCAGAGAAATAGAGGTTGAGGTCATGTATGTTGGTCTGGCGCGGGGGTTTTGTCTTTCGCGTGATGGGATGACTGCGGGGGTTGCAACCCCCGGACTGACCGGTTGGGAATGGGAATGGCGACCCAACCTCACGCCTGCCATACGTCAGGCATTTGATTATTACTCGCATCAAAAAATTGCTGATTTTATCGCGTTGCCGATGGCGGTTTCAGGAGACAGCCGATGA
- a CDS encoding PilZ domain-containing protein, with protein MGSEVFRGDTFVERRQHPRLPMKLQVCYQTLEKQDSEKVKKSVSMDMSATGMSLRSAQEMFTHETVTVQLFVPAMEQRSRMSILKSCPEEHCRKVTILSRVVWCTVAENKCFILGLEFLDVSLDDQEYINQFLQDYRMPEPNMINR; from the coding sequence ATGGGAAGTGAAGTTTTTAGAGGGGATACATTTGTCGAGAGGCGTCAACATCCGCGACTGCCGATGAAACTCCAGGTTTGTTACCAGACGCTGGAAAAACAGGATTCTGAAAAAGTGAAAAAAAGTGTTTCGATGGACATGAGCGCAACCGGCATGTCTTTGCGCAGTGCACAGGAAATGTTCACCCATGAAACCGTGACTGTGCAATTGTTCGTTCCCGCGATGGAGCAAAGAAGCCGGATGAGTATTCTGAAAAGTTGTCCGGAAGAACACTGCAGGAAGGTCACTATTTTGTCACGGGTGGTATGGTGTACTGTGGCGGAAAATAAATGTTTTATTCTTGGTCTGGAATTTTTAGATGTATCTTTAGATGATCAGGAATACATTAATCAATTTTTACAGGATTATCGCATGCCGGAACCTAATATGATTAATCGCTGA